The Chryseobacterium phocaeense genome includes the window ACCTCGGCAGGAGAAGCTCCCGGATACACGGTGGAAATGGTTACCATGTTGGTTTCAAACTTCGGAATCAATTCGTATCCCATGAGTGAATAACTCAGGATACCTCCCAGCGTCAGAATTGTAAATAATACAATTACCAGCGAGGGTCTTTTAATCGATATTTCTGCTAACTTCATAAACCTTCTACTTTATAATGTTTATCTTAGAACCGTTGTCAAGGTTGATCTGTCCGCTCGTTACTACCTGCTCTCCTCCATTCAGTCCGCTTAATACCTGAACTTTGTCACCATATACTTTTCCAATGGTTACTTTGATCAGTTTCGCAACACCATTCTGAACCACGAATAACTGCCCGGAACTTACCCCGTTTACGAACGCTTCCGCAGGAACCGTCAGCATATTCTGGGTTTCCGCTCCGTTGTTGGTTTTAAATGTAGCCGTTGCGTACATCCCTGCTTTCAGATTTCCTTTGTTCTGTACTTCAATTTCAACCGGGAAGTTCAGGGAAGCATCACTTTTGGGAGCAATGAAGGTAATTCTGCCTACGAAAGAATCTTCCGGTAAAACATTTACATTAATAGGAACTTCCTGACCTAACTGAATTCTTCCGATCTGGCTTTCGTCCACTAAAACGGAAAGTTTCAGGCTGTTAATGTTTACAATTTCAAACATAGCGGTTCCCGGAGAAACCACGGTTCCCGGCTCCACCATCTTTTTATTGATCGTTCCGCTGATTCCCGCACGGATGCTGGTGTCATTTACTTTCACGCCCTGAGCACGTACGGCAGCCTGCATATTTTTAAGCTGTAATCTTGAATTATCAAGCTGCTGCTTGGTTACCCCTCCGGTTTTGTATGCATTTTCGTAACGCTGATTGTCCATAATGGCATTCTGAAGGTTATTCTGAGCCTGGGTTACATCCACCTCAATAGCATCTCTTTTGATGGTTGCCAGAACCTGCCCTGCTCCCACTCTAGAGCCTTCTTTTACCAGAACGCTTACGATACGTCCGGAAATCTCTGAAGACTGATTCATTTCCTGCTTGGGAAGGAATGTTCCATTGGCAGAATAATCCGTGTCAATATTTTCTCTTTTTACGGTAACAACGTTTACATTGATCTTATCTACCTGCTTGGCTACCTCTTTTACCTCCTGAGTCTGCTTTTCCTTGTTACCAGCAATCTTGTATGCTGCCAGACCTACCAGTACCGCAGCTACGATGATATATATTAAAGTTTTTTTCATTTTAGTTTATTATTAATTTTGTAGTGTGTTCAGTTCCCCTTTAGCTTTAATTAACTTGATCTCAGCCTGCTTGTAATCCAGCAATGCATTTGAATAGTTCTGTTTTGCCTGCGTTAAAGCGTTTTCAGAATCCAGTACTTCGGTAAGCGTTGCCAGACCATACTGATAGTTTGACTGTGTATTTTTCTGAACTCTTTCAGCAAGCTCTACATTGTCTTTCATGCTCTGAATATTGATAATGGCGTTTTCCATATTGGTAACAGCATTTTTATGATCAAGATCCAGGCTCAGCTGTGTTTTCTGAATGTCCTGATCGATATCCTGGATATCAATTTCAGCCTGCTGAATCTTAGCTTTCGTTGCCCCTCCGGTAAAGATCGGAACACTGATGTTCAGCCCGATTGCTGAATAATCACTCCAAAGAACGCCGTTATTCAATCCGTTGGTTAGAGGGAATTTTTTCCCCATACCGGCCCAGCCGTAATTGGCTGTAAGGCTTACTGTAGGATACAGATAAGCTTCTGTTGCTTTTTTATTAAACTGGAGAAGTTCCCTGTTTTTAGTCAGAACTTTAAGTTCGGTACGGTTGTCAAGATTCACGTTACTGGCGATCAGTTCAGGTTTTGGCTCGATGGTTTTCTCTTCAAGCTCGATGTCTGTCCCGATCGGAACTCCCATATAAAATTTTAAAGCATTTTTGGAAAGCTCAACGGAATTAATCAGCTGCTGCTTGTTGGAACCGATATTGGTAAGCTGTACGTTTGTACGGTCCAGATCAATGGATTTTGCCAGTCCGTTATCAACAAGGCTTTTGATTACGTTTCTTACTTTTTCGGTATTGGCATAGCTCGCTTCTACTGTTTTGAGATTTTCTTCCTGTACAAACACCTGATAATAAGCTGTAGCTACATTTTCAATGATCTGTTCATTGGTCAGCTGGGCATTCAATACATAGAACTCTCTTGTAGATTTTGCCGCCTTAAGACCGGTAAAAACCCTTTGATCAAATAAAGCCTGTCTTAGCTCCACTACTGCACTTGAGCTCCATGGCTGTCCCAGCTGGGCTCTGATTCTCTCGCCTCCGAACTCAAGTAAAGATTCCTGAATAACCGGATTGTAGGTTAAACCTGCCGTGGCACTGATCTGTGGTAAAGCTCCTGCTCTGGCTTCATCAATTTTATACTCCGCTTTCTTGATCTGCAAGGCCGCTTTCTTGGCTTCTGCTTTATTCTGCAGGGCCTGCTTGATGGCTTCCTGTAAAGAAACCTGCTGCTGGGCAGATACTGATGAAAAGCCGAAAATCATAAACGCCGCAGCTATCCCAATTTTTAGCTTTTTAGCAGTGATACGTTTTCTTTTCATAATTTATACTTCGTTTATTTTTTTAATTAAATTTTCTAGCCTATGTTTTGTTTCTAAAGGACGAATCATTTCGTAAAATACTTTAACATTTTTTTAATTTTTGAAAAGCATATTGATAATGATCTCTTTTCTTTCAGAGATTATCTGGTCATATTCTGAATCACTGATCATCAGATTCTCCATGAATAAAGGTCTCACAGCACTCGGAAATACAAGAAGTGAAACCATATTCAGGATAAACTGAACGGGTGCCATTTTTTCAATATTTCCCAGTTCCATCTCTTTTTCGATATCTTTATAAAGAGTTTCTAGTACATCTTCCTCTATTTCTTTCTGATGGCAGTTTCCTTTATTGATCTGTGAAACGATGTAAGTTTCCAGGTACGGATACTGAAGGCTTGTAGAAAGGCTTCCCTCTATAAATTTGCTGATCTTTACTTTAAAAGGAAGATCTGCATTCTGAA containing:
- a CDS encoding TolC family protein, encoding MKRKRITAKKLKIGIAAAFMIFGFSSVSAQQQVSLQEAIKQALQNKAEAKKAALQIKKAEYKIDEARAGALPQISATAGLTYNPVIQESLLEFGGERIRAQLGQPWSSSAVVELRQALFDQRVFTGLKAAKSTREFYVLNAQLTNEQIIENVATAYYQVFVQEENLKTVEASYANTEKVRNVIKSLVDNGLAKSIDLDRTNVQLTNIGSNKQQLINSVELSKNALKFYMGVPIGTDIELEEKTIEPKPELIASNVNLDNRTELKVLTKNRELLQFNKKATEAYLYPTVSLTANYGWAGMGKKFPLTNGLNNGVLWSDYSAIGLNISVPIFTGGATKAKIQQAEIDIQDIDQDIQKTQLSLDLDHKNAVTNMENAIINIQSMKDNVELAERVQKNTQSNYQYGLATLTEVLDSENALTQAKQNYSNALLDYKQAEIKLIKAKGELNTLQN
- a CDS encoding TetR/AcrR family transcriptional regulator, translating into MSNQAKKDQTQELIKEIAKNLFFVKGKFDATTQEIADEAGVNRTLINYYFRSRDNLIQIIFDEAQRVEQEKSKIIQNADLPFKVKISKFIEGSLSTSLQYPYLETYIVSQINKGNCHQKEIEEDVLETLYKDIEKEMELGNIEKMAPVQFILNMVSLLVFPSAVRPLFMENLMISDSEYDQIISERKEIIINMLFKN
- a CDS encoding efflux RND transporter periplasmic adaptor subunit, which translates into the protein MKKTLIYIIVAAVLVGLAAYKIAGNKEKQTQEVKEVAKQVDKINVNVVTVKRENIDTDYSANGTFLPKQEMNQSSEISGRIVSVLVKEGSRVGAGQVLATIKRDAIEVDVTQAQNNLQNAIMDNQRYENAYKTGGVTKQQLDNSRLQLKNMQAAVRAQGVKVNDTSIRAGISGTINKKMVEPGTVVSPGTAMFEIVNINSLKLSVLVDESQIGRIQLGQEVPINVNVLPEDSFVGRITFIAPKSDASLNFPVEIEVQNKGNLKAGMYATATFKTNNGAETQNMLTVPAEAFVNGVSSGQLFVVQNGVAKLIKVTIGKVYGDKVQVLSGLNGGEQVVTSGQINLDNGSKINIIK